In Ferribacterium limneticum, a genomic segment contains:
- a CDS encoding GNAT family N-acetyltransferase yields the protein MENIHKAAGRSRPEKKSLAVGFARSQSDILDAQRLRYRVFAGEMGANLPSRIPGVDHDIYDPYCQHLVVRDTQTSEIVGTYRILTPENARQVGYYSENEFDLTRLQHLRSRLVEIGRSCVHPDYRTGATITLLWSGLAQFMIENSYDYLMGCASISMADGGHAAASLYNRLAADHLGPQEYRVFPRCPLPLAALQQDLPAETPPLIKGYLRAGAWICGEPAWDPDFNTADLPILMPMAKVSGRYAKHYLG from the coding sequence ATGGAAAATATCCATAAGGCGGCTGGTCGCAGCCGTCCCGAAAAGAAGAGCCTGGCTGTCGGCTTCGCCCGCAGCCAGAGCGATATCCTCGACGCGCAGCGCCTGCGTTACCGCGTTTTTGCCGGTGAAATGGGCGCCAACTTGCCGAGCCGCATCCCCGGTGTTGACCACGACATTTACGATCCGTACTGCCAGCATCTCGTCGTGCGCGACACGCAGACCAGCGAGATCGTCGGCACCTACCGCATCCTGACGCCGGAAAATGCCCGTCAGGTCGGCTATTACTCCGAAAACGAATTCGACCTGACCCGTCTGCAGCATCTGCGCTCGCGTCTGGTCGAGATTGGCCGTTCCTGTGTTCATCCGGATTACCGGACCGGCGCGACGATTACCTTGCTGTGGTCTGGTTTGGCCCAGTTCATGATCGAGAACAGCTACGACTACCTGATGGGTTGCGCCTCGATCAGCATGGCCGATGGCGGCCACGCCGCGGCCAGCTTGTATAATCGTCTGGCTGCCGATCACCTCGGGCCGCAGGAATACCGGGTTTTCCCGCGTTGTCCGCTGCCTTTGGCTGCCCTGCAGCAGGATTTGCCGGCCGAAACGCCGCCGCTGATCAAGGGCTACCTGCGTGCCGGGGCCTGGATCTGTGGTGAGCCGGCTTGGGATCCTGATTTCAACACGGCAGACCTGCCGATTCTGATGCCGATGGCCAAGGTTTCCGGCCGCTACGCCAAGCACTACCTGGGATAA
- a CDS encoding carbohydrate kinase family protein, whose translation MTTLICGSLAFDNIMVFPDRFKNHILPEQIHILNVAFLVPEMRREFGGCAGNIAYNLMLLGGEPMIMATVGDDAAPYLDRLDKLGLARTHVRQVSGSFTAQAFITTDLDDNQITAFHPGAMSFSHLNKVESANAQLGIVAPDGREGMMQHARDFADASVPFIFDPGQGLPMFNGDELLDFIKLADYACFNDYEAKLLCDRTGHSLEQLAGSLKALIVTRGGEGSEIYADGVRHDIPCVVADEILDPTGCGDAYRSGLLYGIANGFDWLTTGRLAAVMGAIKIAHRGGQNHQPSREEIAGRYLKAFGTQPW comes from the coding sequence ATGACAACACTAATTTGCGGTTCGCTGGCCTTCGACAACATCATGGTCTTTCCGGACCGTTTCAAGAATCACATCCTGCCCGAGCAGATTCACATCCTGAACGTGGCTTTCCTGGTGCCGGAAATGCGCCGCGAGTTCGGTGGCTGTGCCGGCAACATTGCCTACAACCTCATGCTGCTCGGCGGCGAGCCGATGATCATGGCGACGGTTGGTGACGACGCCGCGCCCTATCTCGACCGCCTCGACAAGCTTGGCTTGGCGCGCACCCATGTTCGTCAGGTCAGCGGCAGTTTTACTGCGCAGGCTTTTATCACCACGGACCTCGACGATAACCAGATCACCGCCTTCCATCCGGGGGCGATGAGTTTTTCGCACCTCAACAAGGTCGAGAGCGCGAACGCCCAGCTCGGCATCGTTGCCCCGGATGGCCGCGAAGGCATGATGCAACATGCCCGTGACTTCGCCGATGCCAGCGTGCCGTTCATCTTCGACCCGGGCCAGGGGCTGCCGATGTTCAATGGCGACGAACTGCTCGATTTTATCAAGCTCGCCGATTACGCCTGCTTCAACGATTACGAAGCCAAACTGCTGTGCGATCGGACCGGTCACAGCCTGGAGCAACTGGCGGGCAGCCTGAAGGCACTCATTGTGACGCGTGGTGGCGAAGGCTCCGAGATCTACGCCGATGGCGTACGTCACGACATTCCGTGCGTCGTAGCCGACGAAATCCTCGATCCGACCGGCTGCGGCGACGCCTACCGCTCTGGCCTGCTCTACGGTATTGCCAACGGTTTCGATTGGCTGACGACCGGCCGTCTGGCCGCAGTGATGGGGGCCATCAAGATCGCGCATCGTGGCGGCCAGAATCACCAACCGAGCCGCGAGGAAATCGCCGGGCGTTATCTAAAGGCTTTCGGCACGCAACCTTGGTGA
- a CDS encoding DUF3426 domain-containing protein, which produces MRTRCPACTTVFRVTSEQLRLRAGKVRCGNCQAVFNAFDELVSEAHEPLIETPVAEVAVPQDEPAFPESDTSFEAQEIEAPEIEPDIEPDIEPEAAVDDWAGDLPPETVEEPFVEPPITDQFEQPVDAAPEDIPPVDAEQSEALLAVEAEPIQAPLEEPLVESPEESTQAARQAGLVAARELIDSGSFNRWSAGTLASDGLGGFESESNHRAVWPFVLVAILLLVGLLGQLVYYFRTDIVLRFPGVVGLYELAAVDIPLPRNAALVSIETSDLQSDNARGLFVLQATLKNRAGYAQAWPALELSLTDTNDAVVSRRVMFAADYLPPGTISDTFPANGEMAVKLWIEAKESGASGYRLYIFYP; this is translated from the coding sequence ATGCGGACGCGCTGTCCGGCCTGTACCACGGTTTTCCGTGTGACGTCCGAGCAGTTGCGCCTGAGAGCGGGCAAGGTTCGTTGCGGTAACTGTCAGGCCGTCTTCAACGCTTTTGACGAACTGGTCAGCGAGGCGCACGAGCCCTTGATCGAGACGCCTGTTGCCGAGGTGGCTGTACCGCAAGACGAACCGGCTTTCCCTGAATCTGATACGTCTTTCGAGGCGCAGGAAATCGAGGCGCCGGAAATTGAACCGGACATCGAACCGGACATCGAACCGGAAGCGGCGGTTGATGATTGGGCCGGAGATCTGCCGCCGGAAACGGTCGAAGAGCCTTTTGTCGAGCCGCCAATAACGGATCAGTTTGAACAACCGGTCGATGCCGCGCCGGAGGATATTCCACCTGTTGACGCCGAACAGTCCGAGGCACTGCTGGCTGTTGAAGCCGAGCCGATTCAGGCGCCGCTTGAAGAGCCACTTGTCGAGTCTCCCGAGGAGTCGACGCAGGCGGCGCGTCAGGCCGGGCTGGTTGCCGCGCGCGAACTGATCGACTCGGGCTCCTTCAACCGCTGGTCGGCGGGAACGCTGGCCAGTGATGGTTTGGGCGGTTTCGAGAGCGAATCGAATCACCGGGCGGTCTGGCCCTTCGTTCTCGTCGCGATTTTGCTGTTGGTCGGCCTGCTTGGCCAATTGGTCTACTACTTCCGCACCGATATCGTGCTGCGTTTCCCCGGCGTTGTCGGGCTGTACGAACTTGCTGCGGTGGACATTCCTCTGCCGCGGAATGCTGCGCTGGTTTCGATTGAAACATCCGATCTGCAATCCGATAACGCTCGCGGCCTGTTCGTGCTGCAAGCCACGCTGAAAAACCGGGCCGGCTATGCCCAGGCCTGGCCGGCGCTGGAATTGAGCCTGACCGATACCAACGATGCCGTGGTTTCCCGACGCGTCATGTTTGCCGCCGATTATCTGCCACCTGGCACGATCTCCGACACCTTTCCGGCCAACGGCGAAATGGCCGTCAAGCTGTGGATCGAGGCCAAGGAGAGCGGTGCCTCCGGTTACCGTCTTTATATCTTTTATCCCTGA
- the prmA gene encoding 50S ribosomal protein L11 methyltransferase, which translates to MGWQSVSFLTDAAHAEPICDALLEAGALSASIEDADAGTPDEQPLFGEPGSVPSSGWTHSRIVALLEPDADIDALLGEAIAAIGLSEAPAYTVETVEEQNWVQLTQSQFDPIRVSERLWIVPSWHETPDPAAVNLILDPGMAFGTGSHPTTRLCLEWLERNVSDGCTVLDYGCGSGILAIAAARLGAGRVAGVDIDPLAVDAARSNAERNGVVALFADSAMPVAGEYDVVVANILSNPLRVLAPAICAHVRSGGRLALSGILREQAEEIIAIYAQWLPMQVADKREDWVCLEGIKP; encoded by the coding sequence ATGGGCTGGCAAAGTGTCAGTTTCCTGACCGACGCGGCGCATGCCGAGCCGATCTGCGACGCCCTGCTCGAAGCAGGCGCGCTGTCGGCCAGCATTGAGGATGCCGATGCCGGTACGCCAGATGAGCAACCGCTTTTCGGCGAACCGGGATCAGTTCCTAGCTCGGGCTGGACGCATTCGCGCATCGTCGCCCTGCTTGAGCCGGATGCCGATATCGATGCTCTGCTCGGCGAGGCAATTGCGGCCATCGGCCTCAGTGAAGCGCCGGCCTACACGGTCGAGACGGTGGAAGAGCAGAACTGGGTGCAACTGACCCAGTCGCAATTCGACCCGATCCGCGTTTCAGAGCGCCTGTGGATCGTGCCGTCATGGCACGAAACGCCGGACCCGGCGGCGGTCAATCTGATTCTTGACCCAGGCATGGCCTTCGGCACCGGCTCGCATCCGACCACCCGGCTCTGCCTGGAGTGGCTGGAGCGCAACGTCTCCGACGGCTGCACCGTGCTCGACTATGGCTGCGGTTCCGGCATTCTGGCCATTGCCGCCGCCCGTCTGGGCGCTGGCCGCGTCGCTGGCGTCGATATCGATCCGCTGGCAGTCGACGCGGCCCGCTCGAACGCCGAGCGCAATGGCGTGGTCGCACTATTCGCTGATTCGGCCATGCCGGTCGCCGGCGAGTATGATGTTGTCGTGGCCAATATTCTTTCCAATCCGCTTCGCGTTCTGGCGCCGGCCATCTGCGCGCATGTCCGTTCCGGCGGACGTCTGGCCCTGTCCGGCATCCTGCGCGAACAGGCGGAAGAAATCATCGCCATCTACGCCCAGTGGCTACCGATGCAGGTCGCCGATAAGCGCGAAGACTGGGTGTGTCTGGAAGGAATCAAACCTTGA
- the accC gene encoding acetyl-CoA carboxylase biotin carboxylase subunit produces the protein MFEKILIANRGEIALRIQRACRELGIKTVVVHSEADRDAKYVKLADESVCIGPASSSLSYLNVPAIISAAEVTDAQAIHPGYGFLSENADFAERVETSGFVFIGPRAETIRLMGDKVSAKNAMKEAMVPCVPGSEGELPDDPKEIVKIARAVGYPVIIKAAGGGGGRGMRVVHTEAALVNAVGMTKQEAGSFFNNPAVYMEKYLENPRHVEIQVLADEYKNAIYLGERDCSMQRRHQKVIEEAPAPHIPARLIARIGERCAEACRKIGYRGAGTFEFLYENGEFYFIEMNTRVQVEHPVTEMITGVDIVQEQIRVAAGEKLRYKQKDIVFRGHSIECRINAEDPFTFVPCPGKIEFYHPPGGPGIRVDTHIYQGYTVPSHYDSMVAKVIAYGDTRDQAIRRMRIALSEMSIQGIKTNIPLHQELMQDARFVEGGTSIHYLEQKLADKGEVKL, from the coding sequence ATGTTTGAAAAGATTCTGATCGCGAATCGCGGCGAAATCGCCTTGCGTATTCAGCGTGCTTGCCGTGAACTTGGCATCAAGACGGTGGTCGTGCACTCCGAGGCGGACCGCGACGCGAAATACGTCAAGCTGGCCGACGAGTCGGTCTGCATCGGACCTGCCTCCTCGTCACTGAGCTACCTCAACGTTCCGGCCATCATTTCGGCGGCGGAAGTGACCGATGCCCAGGCGATTCACCCGGGTTACGGTTTCCTGTCGGAAAACGCCGACTTTGCCGAGCGCGTCGAGACTTCCGGCTTCGTTTTCATCGGTCCACGCGCCGAAACCATTCGCCTGATGGGTGACAAGGTGTCGGCCAAGAATGCAATGAAGGAAGCCATGGTGCCTTGCGTGCCGGGCTCCGAGGGCGAGTTGCCGGACGACCCGAAGGAAATCGTCAAGATCGCCCGCGCCGTCGGCTATCCGGTGATCATCAAGGCCGCTGGCGGCGGCGGTGGTCGTGGCATGCGCGTTGTGCACACTGAAGCGGCGCTGGTCAATGCCGTGGGGATGACCAAGCAGGAGGCTGGCAGCTTCTTCAACAATCCTGCCGTGTACATGGAAAAGTACCTGGAAAATCCGCGTCACGTGGAAATTCAGGTCTTGGCCGACGAATACAAGAACGCGATTTACCTCGGCGAGCGCGATTGTTCGATGCAGCGCCGTCACCAGAAGGTGATCGAAGAGGCTCCGGCGCCGCATATCCCTGCCCGCCTGATCGCCCGTATCGGTGAGCGTTGCGCCGAAGCCTGCCGGAAGATCGGCTATCGCGGCGCCGGTACTTTCGAGTTCCTCTACGAGAATGGCGAGTTCTATTTCATTGAAATGAACACCCGCGTTCAGGTCGAGCATCCGGTCACCGAAATGATTACCGGCGTTGATATCGTTCAGGAGCAGATTCGCGTCGCGGCCGGCGAGAAGCTGCGCTACAAGCAGAAGGACATCGTCTTCCGCGGCCATTCCATCGAATGCCGAATCAACGCCGAAGATCCCTTCACGTTCGTGCCGTGCCCCGGCAAAATTGAGTTTTATCACCCGCCCGGCGGCCCTGGCATCCGCGTCGATACGCACATTTACCAAGGCTATACCGTGCCGTCGCATTACGACTCGATGGTCGCCAAGGTCATCGCCTATGGTGACACGCGCGATCAGGCCATCCGTCGCATGCGTATCGCCTTGTCCGAAATGAGCATCCAGGGTATCAAGACCAATATCCCGCTGCATCAGGAACTGATGCAGGACGCCCGTTTCGTCGAAGGCGGCACGAGCATTCATTACCTCGAACAGAAACTCGCCGACAAGGGCGAAGTGAAGCTGTAA
- the accB gene encoding acetyl-CoA carboxylase biotin carboxyl carrier protein has protein sequence MDLRKLKKLIDLVQESGISELEVTEGEEKVRIAKHYGTVAAAPQQYYAPPPQMAPGAPAASAVNLDDEDELPEGHIVKSPMVGTFYRSPSPGAEAFVQIGQTVKQGETLCIIEAMKLLNEIESDASGVIKAILVENGEPVEFGEPLYVIG, from the coding sequence ATGGATCTGCGTAAACTCAAGAAACTTATCGACCTCGTTCAGGAATCCGGTATTTCCGAACTGGAAGTGACGGAAGGCGAAGAAAAGGTTCGCATCGCCAAGCATTACGGCACCGTTGCTGCCGCTCCGCAGCAATACTATGCACCGCCTCCCCAGATGGCACCGGGGGCGCCGGCTGCTTCCGCAGTCAACCTTGATGACGAGGACGAATTGCCGGAAGGTCATATCGTCAAGTCGCCGATGGTCGGCACCTTCTACCGCTCGCCGTCACCCGGCGCCGAAGCTTTCGTGCAGATCGGCCAGACCGTCAAGCAGGGCGAAACTCTGTGCATCATCGAGGCCATGAAGCTGCTCAACGAGATCGAGTCTGATGCCTCGGGCGTGATCAAGGCCATCCTGGTCGAGAATGGTGAGCCGGTGGAGTTCGGTGAGCCGCTTTATGTGATTGGCTGA
- the aroQ gene encoding type II 3-dehydroquinate dehydratase produces the protein MTKRKTASKPVEKPRVLVIHGPNLNLLGTREPEHYGRVTLSDINMSLARMAETAGVDLEAFQSNHEGALIERIHAAREQGVRAIIINPAAYTHTSVALRDAIAAVAIPFVEVHLSNVHAREPFRHHSYFSDLAIGVICGLGHEGYLLALEYLLNKLNIE, from the coding sequence ATGACGAAGCGAAAAACTGCTTCCAAGCCGGTCGAAAAGCCTCGTGTCCTAGTCATCCACGGGCCGAATCTGAACCTGCTTGGCACACGTGAACCCGAGCATTATGGCCGGGTAACCCTGTCGGACATCAACATGTCGCTGGCGCGCATGGCCGAAACGGCCGGCGTTGATCTGGAGGCGTTCCAGAGCAACCATGAAGGTGCGCTCATCGAGCGCATCCATGCCGCTCGCGAACAGGGGGTCCGCGCCATCATCATCAATCCGGCAGCGTACACGCATACCAGCGTGGCCTTGCGCGATGCCATCGCGGCGGTGGCGATTCCGTTCGTCGAAGTGCATCTTTCCAATGTGCATGCGCGGGAACCGTTCCGCCATCACTCGTATTTTTCGGACCTGGCCATCGGCGTCATCTGCGGGCTGGGTCATGAGGGCTATCTGCTGGCCCTCGAATATCTGCTTAACAAGCTTAATATTGAATAG
- the mpl gene encoding UDP-N-acetylmuramate:L-alanyl-gamma-D-glutamyl-meso-diaminopimelate ligase, producing the protein MHIHILGICGTFMGGVAQLAVDSGHKVTGCDANVYPPMSDQLRGAGIELIEGFDTEQLALKPDIFVIGNAISRGNPLLEAILDKGLPYVSGPQWLAENLLQGRWVLGVAGTHGKTTTASMLAWILEAANMDPGFLIGGVPLNFGVSARLGGTPFFVIEADEYDTAFCDKRSKFVHYRPRTVVLNNLEFDHADIFSDLAAIETQFHHLIRTLPQSGLIVSNAAEASLDRVLQRGCWTPVERFNAPDGYRVTGDDARGELVLHSPDGKIRRTVWGLSGDHNRANACAALLAARHVGVPLEQGLDALSRFENVKRRMEVRGEVRGVTVYDDFAHHPTAISTTVSGLRRKVGKARILAVLEPRSNTMKLGTMKAQLPDSLREVDMAFCYAGNLGWDAREALAPMGERAVVEDDLARLVDQIVIAAQPGDHILVMSNGGFGGIHGKILAGLTE; encoded by the coding sequence ATGCACATTCACATTCTCGGCATCTGCGGCACTTTCATGGGCGGCGTCGCCCAACTGGCGGTCGACTCCGGCCACAAGGTCACGGGCTGCGACGCCAACGTCTATCCGCCGATGAGCGACCAGCTACGCGGCGCCGGTATCGAATTGATCGAAGGCTTTGACACCGAGCAACTGGCACTCAAGCCAGACATCTTCGTGATCGGCAACGCCATTTCGCGCGGCAATCCACTGCTCGAAGCCATTCTCGACAAGGGCCTGCCCTATGTTTCCGGGCCGCAATGGCTGGCCGAAAACCTGCTGCAAGGCCGCTGGGTATTGGGCGTGGCCGGTACGCACGGCAAGACGACGACAGCCTCGATGCTGGCCTGGATACTCGAGGCCGCAAACATGGATCCCGGCTTCCTGATCGGCGGCGTACCGCTGAACTTCGGCGTCTCGGCCCGACTGGGCGGCACACCGTTCTTCGTCATCGAGGCCGACGAGTACGACACGGCGTTCTGCGACAAGCGTTCCAAGTTCGTCCATTACCGGCCGCGGACGGTCGTTCTGAACAACCTTGAATTCGATCACGCCGATATCTTCAGCGATCTGGCAGCCATCGAGACGCAATTCCACCACCTCATTCGCACCCTACCGCAATCCGGACTGATCGTTTCCAATGCCGCCGAGGCCAGCCTCGACCGCGTTTTGCAGCGCGGCTGCTGGACGCCGGTCGAGCGTTTCAACGCCCCGGACGGCTATCGCGTGACCGGCGACGACGCCCGTGGCGAACTGGTTTTGCACTCGCCCGACGGCAAGATTCGGCGCACCGTCTGGGGGCTTTCCGGCGACCACAACCGGGCTAACGCCTGTGCCGCACTGCTTGCCGCCCGCCATGTCGGCGTCCCGCTCGAACAGGGGCTGGATGCTCTGTCGCGCTTCGAGAACGTCAAACGGCGCATGGAAGTGCGCGGCGAAGTCCGTGGTGTAACGGTTTACGACGACTTTGCCCATCACCCGACGGCCATCTCAACGACGGTTTCCGGCCTGCGTCGCAAGGTCGGCAAGGCGCGCATTCTGGCCGTGCTCGAGCCGCGTTCAAACACGATGAAGCTGGGCACGATGAAGGCGCAGTTGCCGGATAGCTTGCGCGAAGTCGATATGGCCTTCTGCTACGCCGGCAATCTTGGTTGGGATGCGCGCGAGGCACTGGCACCGATGGGCGAGCGCGCTGTCGTTGAGGATGACCTGGCCCGACTGGTCGACCAGATCGTCATCGCTGCGCAGCCGGGCGACCACATCCTGGTCATGAGCAATGGCGGCTTTGGCGGCATTCACGGCAAGATCCTGGCCGGTTTGACGGAGTAA
- a CDS encoding NADP-dependent malic enzyme: protein MEKDLREAALEYHRWPTPGKISVRPTKGLTNQRDLALAYSPGVAAACDAIVEDPATAAWYTSRANLVGVVTNGTAVLGLGNIGPLASKPVMEGKGCLFKKFAGIDVFDIELAENDPDKLIDMIAALEPTLGGINLEDIKAPECFYIEQKLKERMNIPVFHDDQHGTAIISGAAMLNGLKVVGKKIDEVKVVVSGAGAAAISCVNLWCDLGVKRENITICDSKGVIYVGRPGGMDETKARYAQNTEMRTLGEALVGADIFLGLSAAGVVKQDMVKAMADKPMVFALANPTPEIMPELVKEVRPDAIIATGRSDYVNQVNNVLCFPFIFRGALDVGATRITEEMKMASVRAIAELAEAEVTDEVAMAYPGADLSFGPEYLIPKPFDPRLIVKIAPAVAQAAMDSGVATRPITDWAAYRAKLSEFVYHTGVGMRAIFQAARQAKGKRIIFAEGEDERVLRAAQVVIEEKFARPILIGRPGVIEHRLEKAKLRIKPGVDFDVVNPESDERYRECWMAYHKAMARQGITPAIAKEAMRRKPTVIGAMLLKLGYADGMICGMTGQYSHHLGVISQIIGKRPGVSTLAAMNYLMLPGRSLFICDTHVNENPNAQEIAEMTLMAAEQVKRFGSHPKVALLSHSNFGSSNSESARKMSVAAGLVSAMSAGELEVDGEMHGDSALNEDLRREANPDSPLKGEANLLVMPNIDAANISYNLIKMTGGEGVTIGPILLGAARPVHVLTSTATVRRLVNMTALAVVESMER, encoded by the coding sequence GTGGAAAAGGATCTGCGCGAAGCCGCTCTCGAATACCATCGCTGGCCCACCCCGGGCAAGATTTCAGTCCGCCCGACCAAGGGCCTGACCAATCAGCGCGACCTCGCGCTGGCCTACTCTCCGGGTGTTGCTGCGGCCTGCGATGCGATCGTCGAAGATCCGGCGACGGCCGCCTGGTACACCTCGCGCGCCAATCTGGTCGGCGTCGTGACCAACGGAACCGCCGTGCTCGGCCTAGGCAATATCGGCCCGCTGGCTTCCAAGCCGGTCATGGAAGGCAAGGGCTGCCTGTTCAAGAAGTTCGCCGGCATCGACGTTTTCGACATCGAACTGGCCGAGAACGACCCGGACAAGCTGATCGACATGATTGCCGCCCTTGAGCCGACGCTCGGCGGTATCAATCTTGAAGACATCAAGGCCCCCGAGTGCTTCTACATCGAGCAGAAGCTCAAGGAACGGATGAACATTCCGGTCTTCCATGATGACCAGCACGGCACCGCGATCATTTCCGGCGCCGCTATGCTCAACGGCCTGAAGGTCGTCGGCAAGAAGATCGACGAGGTCAAGGTTGTCGTCTCGGGCGCCGGCGCCGCCGCCATTTCCTGTGTGAATCTGTGGTGCGATCTCGGCGTCAAGCGCGAGAACATCACCATTTGCGACTCCAAGGGCGTCATCTATGTTGGCCGCCCGGGTGGCATGGACGAGACCAAGGCACGCTACGCCCAGAACACCGAGATGCGCACGCTGGGCGAAGCGCTGGTCGGCGCCGATATTTTCCTCGGCCTTTCCGCTGCCGGTGTTGTCAAGCAGGACATGGTCAAGGCCATGGCTGACAAGCCGATGGTCTTCGCGCTGGCCAACCCGACTCCGGAAATCATGCCGGAACTGGTCAAGGAAGTCCGCCCGGACGCGATCATCGCCACCGGCCGTTCCGACTATGTAAACCAGGTCAATAACGTCCTGTGCTTCCCGTTCATCTTCCGCGGCGCGCTCGACGTTGGGGCGACGCGCATTACCGAAGAAATGAAGATGGCCTCCGTGCGCGCCATCGCCGAACTGGCCGAAGCCGAAGTGACCGATGAAGTGGCCATGGCCTACCCGGGCGCCGATTTATCCTTCGGCCCGGAATATCTGATTCCCAAGCCCTTCGACCCGCGCCTGATCGTCAAGATCGCCCCCGCCGTCGCCCAGGCTGCCATGGATTCCGGCGTCGCCACCCGGCCGATTACCGACTGGGCCGCCTACCGCGCCAAGTTGTCCGAGTTCGTCTATCACACCGGCGTCGGCATGCGTGCCATCTTCCAGGCTGCCCGTCAGGCCAAGGGCAAGCGCATCATCTTCGCCGAAGGTGAAGACGAGCGCGTCCTGCGTGCCGCGCAGGTCGTCATCGAGGAAAAGTTTGCCCGACCGATCCTGATCGGTCGTCCGGGTGTCATCGAGCATCGCCTCGAAAAAGCCAAGCTGCGCATCAAGCCGGGTGTCGATTTCGATGTCGTCAATCCGGAATCCGACGAGCGCTACCGCGAGTGCTGGATGGCTTACCACAAGGCCATGGCGCGTCAGGGCATCACCCCGGCCATCGCCAAGGAAGCCATGCGGCGCAAGCCGACGGTGATCGGTGCCATGCTGCTCAAGCTCGGCTACGCCGACGGCATGATCTGCGGCATGACCGGCCAGTACAGCCATCACCTCGGCGTGATCAGCCAGATCATCGGCAAGCGCCCCGGGGTCAGCACGCTGGCGGCGATGAATTATCTGATGCTGCCGGGCCGCTCGCTATTCATCTGCGACACGCACGTCAACGAAAACCCGAACGCCCAGGAAATCGCCGAAATGACGCTCATGGCAGCCGAGCAGGTCAAGCGTTTCGGCAGCCATCCGAAGGTTGCGCTGCTCTCGCATTCCAATTTCGGTTCCAGCAACTCCGAGTCGGCCCGCAAGATGAGCGTCGCGGCCGGGCTGGTCTCGGCCATGTCGGCTGGCGAACTGGAAGTGGATGGCGAAATGCATGGCGACTCGGCACTCAATGAAGATCTGCGCCGTGAAGCCAATCCGGATTCGCCACTCAAGGGCGAGGCCAACCTGCTGGTCATGCCGAATATCGACGCGGCCAACATTTCCTACAACCTGATCAAGATGACCGGCGGCGAAGGCGTCACCATCGGCCCCATCCTGCTCGGTGCGGCCCGTCCGGTGCACGTGCTCACCTCGACCGCCACCGTGCGTCGCCTGGTTAACATGACTGCGCTGGCCGTCGTGGAGTCCATGGAGCGCTAA